Part of the Streptomyces sp. HSG2 genome, GATGGGCCGGTGCACGTTCGCCCTGGTGCTCGGTCCCGGCGCGGCGTCGGCGATCCAGGGGCCGGTGCCCGAGGGGTCGACGACGCCCTCTTCCAGCCATGTGTAGGTGCCCGAGAGCACGCCCTTGACGACCTTTCGGTCCTGCTCGTCGGTGTTGGTCCACAGACGGTCGAAGAGCTCCTCGACCCGGATCCGGGACTGGCGGCAGAAGGCGTCGGCGAGCTGGTAGGACTCCCGTCCGTGTTCCCCTTGGCCGCGCAGCAGTTCGGCACGGACGCAGGCGGCGCTCATCGCGTAGAGCTCCGCGCCGATGTCGACGACGCGACCGAGAAACCCCTGCTTGCTCTCCATCCGACCCTGCCAGCGGGACATGGCGTAGAAGGTGCAGCGGGCGAGCCTTCGCGAAGCGCGCTCGACGTGGCGCAGGTGGACGGAGAGGTCGGCGTGGCCGGCCGGACGGAACGCGCTGTAGGACATCGGGAGCCGGCCGGGGCCGACGACCAGCCGGGGCAGCCACTTGGCGTAGAACGCGCCCGCCCGCGCGCCCGCCCGGGCCTTGTCGGCCAGGGGCTTGTCGGGGTCGATGAGGTCCCCGGCGACCGAGAGATGGGCGTCGACGGCCTCTCTGGCGATCAGCAGGTGCATGATCTCGGTGGAGCCCTCGAAGATGCGGTTGATGCGCAGATCACGAAGGAGTTGCTCGGCCGGCACCGCGCGCTCGCCCCGGGCCGCGAGGGAGTCGGCCGTTTCGTACCCTCGCCCGCCGCGGATCTGGACCAGTTCGTCGGCCATCACCCAGGCCATCTCGGATCCGTAGAGCTTGGCGAGCGCGGCCTCGATGCGGATGTCGTTGCGGTTCTCGTCGGCCATCTGCGAGGAGAGGTCGAGGACGGCCTCCAGGGCGAAGGTGGTCGCGGCGATGAAGGCGATCTTGGACCCGACCGCCTCGTGCAAGGCGACCGGCCTGCCCCACTGTTCGCGGGCCGCGGACCACTCGCGAGCGATCTTCAGGCACCACTTGCCCGACCCCGCGCACATCGCGGGCAGGGACAGTCGGCCCGTGTTGAGTGTGGTGAGGGCGATCTTCAGGCCCGAGCCCTCGGCGCCGATCCGGTTGGCGGCGGGTACCCTCACCCGGTGGAAGCGGGTGACGCCGTTCTCCAGGCCGCGCAGGCCCATGAAGGCGTTGCGGTTCTCCACGGTGATGCCCTCGGACCCCGCCTCGACGACGAAGGCCGTGATGCCGCCCCGGTGCCCTTCGGAGGCAGGGACCCGGGCCATCACGACCAGCAGGTCGGCGACGACGCCGTTGGTGGTCCAGAGCTTGACCCCGTCGAGAACGTAATCGTCGCCGTCCGGGACGGCGGTGGTGGCCAGACGGGCGGGATCGGAGCCGACGTCGGGTTCGGTCAGCAGGAAGGCCGAGATGTCGGTGCGGGCGCAGCGCGGCAGGAAGGTCTCCCGTTGTTCGGGGGTGCCGAACATCTTCAGCGGCTGCGGTACGCCGATGGACTGGTGCGCGGACAGCAGAGCGCCGATGGCGGGGCTCGCCGAGCCGACCAGGGCCAGGGCCCGGTTGTAGTAGACCTGGGTGAGGCCGAGACCCCCGTACTTGGTGTCGATCTTCATGCCGAGAGCGCCCAGCTCCTTGAGGCCCTTGATCACCTCGTCGGGGATGCGCGCGTCGCGCTCGATCGCGGCTCCGTCGATCTTCGTCTCGCAGAAGTCGCGCAGCTTGGCCAGGAACTCCTCGCCACGTTCGGCGTCCTCGGTGGCGGGGAGCGGGTGGGGATGGATCAGGTCGAGGCGGAACCGGCCCAGGAACAGTTCCTTGGCGAAACTGGGCTTGCGCCAGTCCTGTTCCCGGGCCGCCTCCGCCACCTGACGCGCCTCGCGTTCGGTGACGGTGGGTCGGGAGGAAGACGGGGTGGGTGCTGCGGGCATGGGGGGCACCTCGCCGCGGATCGGGATGGGAGGCCCGCCCGGCGGGACCCCTTCGCGTGATCTCGCGGGCGCGCTTCTGGTCGGCGCTACTCGACCGTATTTACCCGATTCCTCCGGGTCCCACCACCGTTGCGCGCGCCGCCCGCGCGGGCGCGGGCCCGTCAGGGCCTCCGCGCGTGAGCCTCGGCGAGCGGGCAGGCCGCGGGGGCGACGCGCCGCCGGTCGGCGTTCCCCGTATCCCTCCGGGGCCCGGGCCGCCCGACGGCCGGGAGCGGCGCCTCGCACCACCGCCTCCGCGTCGGGCACCCGAGCGCCTCGGGCCGCGAGCGCCGGGGCTGGGCCGCCCGGGTGACGCCCCGACGCACTCGGGGACGCCCGCGCCCCGACTCTCAGAGTTCCAGTCCGGTGAGGACCATCACCCGCTCGTAGGTGTAGTCCTCCATCGCGGACCGCACGCCCTCACGACCGACCCCCGACCGTTTGGTGCCGCCGTAGGGCATCTGGTCCGCCCGGTAGGAGGGAACGTCCCCGATGACGACGCCTCCGACCTCCAGGGCCCGGTGGGCGCGGAAGGCGGTCCGCAGGTCGTGGGTGAAGACCCCGGCCTGGAGACCGTAGGGGGAGTCGTTGACGGCCGCGAAGGCCTCCTCCTCGCCGGACACCCTCCGCATCGTCAACACGGGACCGAACACCTCCTCGCGCGCCAGGGTGACGTCGGCGGGCACGTCCGTGAGGACGGTGGGCGCGTAGGAGGCGCCGTCGCGGGTCCCCCCGGTGACCAGGCGGGCTCCGGCCTCGACGGCCTCCGTGACCCACGTGTGGACGCGACGCGCCGCGGCCTCGTCGACCAGCGGTCCCACGTCGGTCGCGTCGTCGGAGGGGTCACCGGTGACCTGAGCCTCGACGGCCGCGACGACTCGGGGCAGCAGCCGGTCGTAGACGGTCGCGTCGGCGATCACCCGCTGGACGGAGACGCAGGACTGTCCACCCTGGTAGTTGGAGAAGGCGGCGATGCGCCGGGCCGCCAGGTCCAGGTCCGCGTCGCTCGACCAGTCGTCGAGGACGACGGCGGCGCCGTTCCCACCCAGTTCCAGGGTGCAGTGCTTGTGCGGCACCGATTCCATGATCGCGTACCCGACCCGGTCGGACCCGGTGAACGAGATGACCGGCAGGCGCTCGTCCCGTACGAGGGCGGGCATGCGGTCGTTGGGCACCGGAAGGACGCTCCAGGCGCCGGCGGGCAGGTCGGCTCCGGACAGCAGTTCGCCGATCACGAGCCCGGACAACGGCGTCGCGGGAGCGGGCTTGAGGATGATCGGCACACCGGCGGCGATGGCCGGGGCGATCTTGTGGGCGCACAGGTTCAACGGGAAGTTGAAGGGCGCGATGCCGAGCACGACGCCCTTGGGGAAGCGGCGCGTGAGGGCCAGTCGGCCGGTGCCGGCCGCGTCCGTGTCGAGCCGCTGACCGTCGCCGCCGTTGAACCGGCGGGCCTCCTCGGCCGCGAAC contains:
- a CDS encoding acyl-CoA dehydrogenase family protein, with amino-acid sequence MPAAPTPSSSRPTVTEREARQVAEAAREQDWRKPSFAKELFLGRFRLDLIHPHPLPATEDAERGEEFLAKLRDFCETKIDGAAIERDARIPDEVIKGLKELGALGMKIDTKYGGLGLTQVYYNRALALVGSASPAIGALLSAHQSIGVPQPLKMFGTPEQRETFLPRCARTDISAFLLTEPDVGSDPARLATTAVPDGDDYVLDGVKLWTTNGVVADLLVVMARVPASEGHRGGITAFVVEAGSEGITVENRNAFMGLRGLENGVTRFHRVRVPAANRIGAEGSGLKIALTTLNTGRLSLPAMCAGSGKWCLKIAREWSAAREQWGRPVALHEAVGSKIAFIAATTFALEAVLDLSSQMADENRNDIRIEAALAKLYGSEMAWVMADELVQIRGGRGYETADSLAARGERAVPAEQLLRDLRINRIFEGSTEIMHLLIAREAVDAHLSVAGDLIDPDKPLADKARAGARAGAFYAKWLPRLVVGPGRLPMSYSAFRPAGHADLSVHLRHVERASRRLARCTFYAMSRWQGRMESKQGFLGRVVDIGAELYAMSAACVRAELLRGQGEHGRESYQLADAFCRQSRIRVEELFDRLWTNTDEQDRKVVKGVLSGTYTWLEEGVVDPSGTGPWIADAAPGPSTRANVHRPIR
- a CDS encoding aldehyde dehydrogenase family protein — its product is MTSPTHAFWLAGRQAIGANTLDVTSPWDGRLVGTVSVPDEAQVEEAVAAAHAVRDTFAATPAHVRAAALDRVVRGLTERAEEIALLISAENGKPVKWARAEVGRATSVFRFAAEEARRFNGGDGQRLDTDAAGTGRLALTRRFPKGVVLGIAPFNFPLNLCAHKIAPAIAAGVPIILKPAPATPLSGLVIGELLSGADLPAGAWSVLPVPNDRMPALVRDERLPVISFTGSDRVGYAIMESVPHKHCTLELGGNGAAVVLDDWSSDADLDLAARRIAAFSNYQGGQSCVSVQRVIADATVYDRLLPRVVAAVEAQVTGDPSDDATDVGPLVDEAAARRVHTWVTEAVEAGARLVTGGTRDGASYAPTVLTDVPADVTLAREEVFGPVLTMRRVSGEEEAFAAVNDSPYGLQAGVFTHDLRTAFRAHRALEVGGVVIGDVPSYRADQMPYGGTKRSGVGREGVRSAMEDYTYERVMVLTGLEL